A stretch of the Candidatus Bathyarchaeota archaeon genome encodes the following:
- the gyaR gene encoding glyoxylate reductase translates to MSKPKVFVTREMPERGLHVIEERFDTEVWREYAPPPKKIIIKKAVEVDALATLLSDEMDAEVFDVASNLKIVAQMAVGFDNIKVKEATKRGIYVTNTPGVLTETTADFAWTLLMAVARRVVEADTYVRSGNWKVGWHPMMIQGRDVYGATIGIVGLGRIGCAIAKRAKGFDMKALYYDIIRRPDFEKEYNMQFTDIDLLFQKADFITINAPLTKETYHLVDEKKLKMMKKTAYLINNARGPIVDEKALFKALKEGWIAGAGLDVFEQEPTPMQNPLLKFNNVVVAPHISSASYETRSRMAEMVAENLVAFFEGKTPPNLVNPEVAKTEKKG, encoded by the coding sequence TTGTCAAAACCAAAGGTTTTCGTTACTCGTGAGATGCCAGAGCGAGGACTGCATGTTATTGAGGAAAGGTTTGACACTGAGGTTTGGCGAGAATATGCTCCTCCGCCTAAGAAGATCATAATTAAGAAGGCAGTGGAAGTTGATGCCCTAGCAACACTCTTGTCAGACGAGATGGATGCAGAAGTTTTCGATGTCGCGTCTAACCTCAAGATTGTTGCTCAAATGGCTGTTGGATTTGATAACATCAAGGTCAAGGAAGCGACAAAACGAGGAATCTATGTGACCAACACACCCGGCGTACTCACTGAAACCACTGCCGATTTCGCTTGGACACTCTTGATGGCGGTAGCCAGGAGAGTCGTTGAGGCTGACACATACGTTCGTTCTGGAAACTGGAAAGTTGGATGGCACCCAATGATGATACAGGGAAGAGACGTGTACGGGGCTACGATAGGCATAGTTGGTCTCGGAAGGATAGGCTGCGCAATAGCGAAAAGAGCTAAGGGCTTCGACATGAAAGCCCTCTATTACGATATCATAAGAAGACCCGACTTCGAGAAGGAGTACAACATGCAATTCACTGACATCGACTTGCTCTTTCAAAAAGCTGATTTCATAACCATTAACGCGCCTCTAACCAAAGAGACATACCATTTAGTTGATGAGAAGAAACTAAAGATGATGAAAAAGACGGCATACCTAATAAACAATGCGCGCGGTCCAATAGTCGACGAGAAAGCCCTATTCAAGGCCCTAAAGGAAGGTTGGATTGCAGGAGCTGGACTTGATGTTTTTGAACAAGAGCCAACACCGATGCAGAATCCCTTGCTGAAGTTTAACAATGTGGTTGTGGCACCTCATATCTCGAGTGCGAGTTATGAGACGCGTTCAAGAATGGCAGAAATGGTCGCCGAAAACCTGGTTGCATTCTTTGAAGGAAAGACTCCACCAAATCTGGTAAATCCAGAAGTTGCGAAGACAGAGAAAAAAGGTTGA
- a CDS encoding glycerate-2-kinase family protein — MLANLLRLRPIINEVDKRIAVVREIDMVTIRNAEELLKNARSSLDRKARELALDALNAALEAADPKVIIKSQVKVERDILKIRNFSFNLNEYRNIFVVGGGKASGYMAEALEELLGDRITDGIINVPYGGPLYKTRKVKLQHASHPIPDTSGVKGASRMLDLASQAKENDFIICLLSGGGSSLMPQPCSGVSLPD; from the coding sequence ATGCTCGCAAACTTATTACGCTTACGGCCAATAATTAATGAGGTTGACAAAAGAATCGCCGTCGTGCGTGAGATAGATATGGTTACTATAAGAAATGCCGAAGAGCTGTTAAAAAATGCGAGGTCAAGCCTTGATCGAAAGGCCCGGGAACTAGCCTTAGACGCTCTCAACGCAGCCCTAGAAGCTGCAGACCCTAAAGTCATAATCAAGTCTCAAGTCAAGGTGGAGAGAGATATACTGAAAATTCGAAACTTTTCTTTCAACTTGAATGAGTACAGAAACATCTTTGTTGTAGGTGGAGGCAAAGCCAGCGGGTATATGGCTGAAGCTTTGGAAGAACTTTTAGGAGATCGGATAACTGATGGGATCATAAATGTGCCTTATGGTGGTCCTCTATACAAGACCCGGAAGGTAAAACTTCAGCACGCTAGCCACCCTATACCCGATACTTCGGGCGTGAAAGGCGCAAGCCGCATGCTGGATTTGGCTAGTCAAGCCAAAGAGAATGATTTCATAATTTGCTTGCTGTCTGGTGGAGGATCAAGTCTGATGCCTCAACCATGCAGTGGTGTATCTTTACCCGATA